In Lentibacillus amyloliquefaciens, one DNA window encodes the following:
- a CDS encoding ArpU family phage packaging/lysis transcriptional regulator: protein MQFSSDVENMFTQEEIEDILKDEQYFYIEHAEKNWLNRYFKIKAIANETKVPSIISSISDMPHGSSNFKKSKTEMFAIKTIQASEWLEILHSTIHSLSPIEQKLIELKYLRKRNDGSRYSDEVIYPQLFVGKTRYYEIKKEALEILGRHLYGVFAERGFS, encoded by the coding sequence ATGCAATTCAGCTCGGATGTTGAGAACATGTTCACGCAAGAGGAAATTGAAGACATTTTAAAGGATGAACAGTATTTTTATATAGAGCATGCGGAAAAAAATTGGTTAAACCGGTATTTTAAAATTAAAGCAATAGCAAACGAAACAAAGGTTCCAAGCATTATTTCTTCTATATCGGATATGCCGCATGGATCCAGTAATTTCAAAAAGAGTAAGACAGAAATGTTTGCCATAAAAACAATACAAGCATCAGAATGGCTGGAAATATTGCATTCAACCATTCATTCATTAAGCCCGATCGAACAAAAATTGATTGAATTGAAGTATTTGCGTAAACGTAATGACGGTTCTCGATATAGTGACGAGGTCATTTATCCCCAACTATTTGTCGGAAAAACAAGGTATTATGAAATCAAGAAAGAAGCACTGGAAATACTCGGACGGCATC